A region from the Salvelinus namaycush isolate Seneca unplaced genomic scaffold, SaNama_1.0 Scaffold1048, whole genome shotgun sequence genome encodes:
- the LOC120035382 gene encoding uncharacterized protein LOC120035382 isoform X1, whose protein sequence is MVRNLLCRDTLTEREAKERVRERTMVKMAVLGLLGSLLYLLTGVSGETLSMFSRVGDDVSLPCNNVVNPDCSSTTWLFNRDRTATERVSLGKVIKQPQLNNMADRLSVGSDCSLRVSDVRAEDAGFYICEQYLTETGLQHGEDAHVLLSILTRSTASTARPALSTPSSAGTSNTVKLPISHIMLFVTLTIMAAIVTIHTRRNRPPKALPPQAEEASGIEVHVLEE, encoded by the exons ATGGTGAGAAACTTGTTGTGCAGAGAcactctgacagagagagaagcaaaggagagagtgagggagaggacaATGGTTAAAATGGCTGTTTTGGGACTGCTTGGGTCCCTTTTATATCTGCTAACAG GTGTCAGTGGAGAAACTCTCTCTATGTTCTCCAGAGTGGGAGATGATGTCAGTCTGCCGTGTAACAATGTGGTTAATCCAGACTGCTCCTCAACTACATGGCTCTTCAACAGAGATAGAACTGCCACTGAACGAGTCAGTCTAGGGAAGGTGATAAAACAACCACAACTGAACAACATGGCTGACAGACTGAGTGTGGGGTCTGACTGTTCTCTACGTGTTAGTGATGTCAGAGCTGAGGATGCTGGATTCTACATCTGTGAACAATaccttacagagactggactacAACATGGAGAGGATGCTCATGTTCTTCTGTCTATTCTAACTA GAAGTACAGCCTCTACTGCAAGACCAGCCTTGTCAACCCCATCTTCTGCTG GTACCAGTAATACTGTTAAGTTGCCCATCAGTCACATCATGCTCTTTGTGACACTGACCATCATGGCTGCCATAGTCACTATTCACACAAGGAGGAACCGCCCACCCAAGGCTCTGCCCCCACAAGCAG AAGAAGCCTCTGGTATTGAGGTTCATGTCCTGGAGGAATGA
- the LOC120035382 gene encoding uncharacterized protein LOC120035382 isoform X2, which yields MVRNLLCRDTLTEREAKERVRERTMVKMAVLGLLGSLLYLLTGVSGETLSMFSRVGDDVSLPCNNVVNPDCSSTTWLFNRDRTATERVSLGKVIKQPQLNNMADRLSVGSDCSLRVSDVRAEDAGFYICEQYLTETGLQHGEDAHVLLSILTSTSNTVKLPISHIMLFVTLTIMAAIVTIHTRRNRPPKALPPQAEEASGIEVHVLEE from the exons ATGGTGAGAAACTTGTTGTGCAGAGAcactctgacagagagagaagcaaaggagagagtgagggagaggacaATGGTTAAAATGGCTGTTTTGGGACTGCTTGGGTCCCTTTTATATCTGCTAACAG GTGTCAGTGGAGAAACTCTCTCTATGTTCTCCAGAGTGGGAGATGATGTCAGTCTGCCGTGTAACAATGTGGTTAATCCAGACTGCTCCTCAACTACATGGCTCTTCAACAGAGATAGAACTGCCACTGAACGAGTCAGTCTAGGGAAGGTGATAAAACAACCACAACTGAACAACATGGCTGACAGACTGAGTGTGGGGTCTGACTGTTCTCTACGTGTTAGTGATGTCAGAGCTGAGGATGCTGGATTCTACATCTGTGAACAATaccttacagagactggactacAACATGGAGAGGATGCTCATGTTCTTCTGTCTATTCTAACTA GTACCAGTAATACTGTTAAGTTGCCCATCAGTCACATCATGCTCTTTGTGACACTGACCATCATGGCTGCCATAGTCACTATTCACACAAGGAGGAACCGCCCACCCAAGGCTCTGCCCCCACAAGCAG AAGAAGCCTCTGGTATTGAGGTTCATGTCCTGGAGGAATGA